A genome region from Scyliorhinus canicula chromosome 16, sScyCan1.1, whole genome shotgun sequence includes the following:
- the LOC119979521 gene encoding uncharacterized protein LOC119979521 isoform X21, translating into MLNYAYEPVKVDYGYKHTKVDYGYKHTKDYAYEPVKDYGYQHTKDYVYQPAKDDYVYQPVKDYDYSYQPAKGDDYYDYGKGGDYYDYGPPEDPKDY; encoded by the exons ATGCTGA ACTACGCCTATGAACCAGTTAAAG TAGACTACGGCTATAAACATACTAAAG TAGACTACGGCTATAAACACACTAAAG ACTACGCCTATGAACCAGTTAAAG ACTATGGCTATCAACATACTAAAG ACTACGTCTATCAACCTGCTAAAG ACGACTACGTCTATCAACCTGTTAAAG ATTATGACTACAGCTATCAACCTGCTAAAG GAGACGATTACTACGACTATGGAAAAG GGGGAGATTACTATGACTATGGACCACCTGAAG
- the LOC119979521 gene encoding uncharacterized protein LOC119979521 isoform X29: protein MLNYAYEPVKVDYGYKHTKDYAYEPVKVDYGYKHTKDYAYEPVKDDYVYQPVKDYDYSYQPAKGDDYYDYGKGGDYYDYGPPEDPKDY from the exons ATGCTGA ACTACGCCTATGAACCAGTTAAAG TAGACTACGGCTATAAACATACTAAAG ACTACGCCTATGAACCAGTTAAAG TAGACTACGGCTATAAACACACTAAAG ACTACGCCTATGAACCAGTTAAAG ACGACTACGTCTATCAACCTGTTAAAG ATTATGACTACAGCTATCAACCTGCTAAAG GAGACGATTACTACGACTATGGAAAAG GGGGAGATTACTATGACTATGGACCACCTGAAG
- the LOC119979521 gene encoding uncharacterized protein LOC119979521 isoform X28, whose translation MLNYAYEPVKVDYGYKHTKDYAYEPVKVDYGYKHTKDYAYEPVKDDYVYQPVKDYDYSYQPAKGDDYYDYGKGDGGDYYDYGPPEDPKDY comes from the exons ATGCTGA ACTACGCCTATGAACCAGTTAAAG TAGACTACGGCTATAAACATACTAAAG ACTACGCCTATGAACCAGTTAAAG TAGACTACGGCTATAAACACACTAAAG ACTACGCCTATGAACCAGTTAAAG ACGACTACGTCTATCAACCTGTTAAAG ATTATGACTACAGCTATCAACCTGCTAAAG GAGACGATTACTACGACTATGGAAAAGGTGACG GGGGAGATTACTATGACTATGGACCACCTGAAG
- the LOC119979521 gene encoding uncharacterized protein LOC119979521 isoform X18, with product MLNYAYEPVKVDYGYKHTKVDYGYKHTKDYAYEPVKDYGYQHTKDYVYQPAKDDYVYQPVKDYDYSYQPAKGDDYYDYGKGDGGDYYDYGPPEDPKDY from the exons ATGCTGA ACTACGCCTATGAACCAGTTAAAG TAGACTACGGCTATAAACATACTAAAG TAGACTACGGCTATAAACACACTAAAG ACTACGCCTATGAACCAGTTAAAG ACTATGGCTATCAACATACTAAAG ACTACGTCTATCAACCTGCTAAAG ACGACTACGTCTATCAACCTGTTAAAG ATTATGACTACAGCTATCAACCTGCTAAAG GAGACGATTACTACGACTATGGAAAAGGTGACG GGGGAGATTACTATGACTATGGACCACCTGAAG